The region ACACTGTATGGGATAGAAGGTAGATGTGTAAAAGATGAAGGAAACTGAAGTTTTTTGGAATcatacatttgttgcggatttcATAATTTAGTCTCTATGGAGTTTCCGACATGTTATCAGATGGAATAGCTCTTAGGAGCAATCTAGCATGTTATTGAGGGAGAATATTTAGCCTACGAGCTTTGGACTACGTGCAACTAGCGTGTTATTGGATGGAATAGCTCTTATGAGCACACTGGCGTGTTATCAGTTGGTTACCCGCATATCCCTCATGTTCATGTTGGTTTATTGGGTTGAATGTTTTCTAAATGGAAATTTTGATGGTAAtgattatatgaattgaaataaggtAGGAATGCAAAATGAATTAATGGAATATGttatatgttttaaaatgatGTGCTTACCTTGCACTTGTGGAATATGTTGACAggataataaaattttagttaagttatatatatacatgaattttCTGCGAGGTgactttaatgttttaaaaaaaaatctatgaacttactaacctttttaatgttTGCATCGTTTATTTTCCTTgctctttttcattttattttggcGAAACTTGGCAAGCAGATCCATCCATATCTTGCACTATCCATCTCTTGTTTCAatagaattattttaaaattctacgTTGggttaagtggcatgtatataaggctAAAGAGGATACAGGTTTTTTTTTCAttgaatgtgttatgaacaatgatgatatttaatgatatatatatccATTCATTATGCTTGTTCGAATGTTTGGAGTAGATTATTAGTATACTTTAAAGATAGATTTCTTGATTATTGTCATGTGAATGTCTCAGTTTTACTATAGCATCCCGAAACTCAGTTTCGGTGATCGAGgctgggtaaggggtgttacaatatatttCTACTAAATTTCCTTTCCACATATCACAATTCAAGTATTACATGTTgctttccattttattcattttagtcacctATAATGATGTTCCATATCAAACTCaatcaaaacatttcatattttcaaaatatactCACTTCAATGACTAATCAATCAATAAACATGCATATACAATCAAATATTTCAATCCCGAACCATAAAAGTACAACTCGAGGTTTCGTGCGTCACTAATCGACGATTTTCACTTTTCCTTTCACTCTCGACTATTCTGTGTTGTCTTTAGCTATAAGTAATCACAAAACATATCATACAATCAATTTCCAGCAAATTTAGAATCAAAtaccaaattattcaatttagtccctaaaaccgagacaaacataactttcaatttaaggCCTCGAATTTCTAACAGTTTCAcaccaatttcattcaattctcaaTAATAGAAACTTTCAAAAGCTTTATTAGATTTACAAATTAAtaaatgggctagctaaatcaagctcccatgattcaattttcataaatatcaAAGAAAAATTGGCTAGGGACTTACTTGAATTAAAGATTAAAAGGTTAAAACCCTTAGCAATGGTGATtccctctttcttttctcttatgGCTAGTTGGAAGAGATGATGTTTTATCTCTCCATCCACCAAGTTGTACTTATATACTAATATTATAGTTTAATTAGCcttaattaatcatattttatcttaattaaatataattttcttaattaatcATTAGGAACCATTATTGTCCAATATAACATGTTTAACAatggtttattaaccatttttgtgtaacacccccttactCGACCGATCATCAGGTCTAAGCAATACGATGTTACATTCGTTGCCAAAGAAACTACGAATACAAAACATTTAATTCATAACACAATTCATGCAATAAGCATTCTAGTATAAAAACATGATATACAACCTTTCCCGGGACTTATAAAAGCCTACATACACTCTAAAGTTAACTCGAGattgaaaaaggaccaaattgcaacattttcaagatttttgacCATGTATCGATACCCTAGCCAGGTGCTAATACCAATTTGAGCTTCaatatttgaaaaaattgaataaaaatcaataatatcGATACCTTTCATAAAGTATCGGTACCTTTTTCAATGTATCGGTACTTTACAGTGGTATTGATACCATTTTAAGGTTCAATGtgttgaaaattaaagaaaaataatcaaaGTAGCGATAGCCTtccaaaggtatcgatacctcatagaaaatttctagaatttgtatttggtacctatttcattccgatccattatcaaccatACCAAAACATCCTTGAAAAACATGTTCAAATCATGCCTAAACATGCTCAAAAACATGTTCCAATCATACCTAAATAATAACTTACATCTTCATTACCAATCTCAACAATTCAATCATCCATTAAATAATCATTTTCAATTGCCAATATCATTAGTCAACCCTTAACTACCTACTAACATGTTTCATACCAATCTACACTTCAAatatcattaccaaaacataGCTCATATGTTTATCTGCACTCCAACCATTACCAaaacatgccattatcaataagCAATTACCATTCATATTATACtttcataccaaaatttcatataccatatatatactcATCAACTTCCAAAATCACATTCCAAACATAGCTACATATAAGAAGGACTCTACTagatacatgccattaaagtagCAAAGGAAAGTCACCAACTTTGTTGAGTCCAGGATTCTGTCTAGATGTAGAAGTTGATGCTCGAGACTCGTATTTAACCTATCCTACGCACAGAAAACAAAATCGTACGTTCAGTAataaactcaatggtatttctacaATTCAATTAATAAAGCATGAAATGAAACCAATGCATACAATCCATTTTGATTTCAAATATCAACTAATGTATGCACATCGAATTCAACGCTCATCCAATGTATCATTATATACATATCCATATGCTAAAATATATACCAATTTCATTATATGAATTATACATATAGTAATTCAATTGATAACACTATACGACTATTTCATACCAACATCTTAGTGCCAATGATCTTAAAAAATCTATTCAATTTCGCAACACATGAACATAATACTTCATTTCTAAATCAAGTCAATTCAATAACATTTTTCCATATAGGCCCTCAGGCTTGTAAACTAGTtcgcatgatctttcacatgctatcgATATTTGTATATCGTATATCATCTATATAATACCAATTCACAAtatcaattcatttcatataCCCATTATCAACTTTAAAATTTATACCCCAATTAACTTGTCTCAGATTTAAACAGATACATGGacccaaccaatcacaccaatttggcacctagtgccttatcgaacaattctaaaataaattaataaattgcatCCAACGCTCATCGATAAAATCAAAGTAAAAATGTGCCCAGCACTCATTGACTCATAGTCAAAATAACCTGTACTCaatctatcctatggcatgccaactatatccgactctgcCCAAACAGTCAACAGGGTAACCATTACTCAATTCCAAATATAGCTCCATTTCAtaattcaatattttcatttcatCATCCAATAATCAATTTCTATATATAACATCATAATTCATCCCAATACAAAGTAAATTTTACATTTACATCAAGATACAATATtttcaaatctattcaatttagtccaccaTCTCAAATAAACAATCGAATCATATCAATTCAACTTGATTTATCAATTTCAGCTCACCTCATAATCTTACCAtgcaaaacaaaatatatatgcaATAATTGAAGTGGTtcaaaatatagaaatacaaactggaCTCTTAACTATTTGTCgacgactttagcttttcctttccctctcgagGAATCTGGGTTGACATTAGCTACGGATTAACATAAACATACAACTAGATATGCTCATTGGTCAGGTAGAGCTGGGCTCGAGTCGAGCCATAACATAATTTTAGGCCCGATTGTTAGGCCCAGGCTCGGCCCTAAAAGTGGACctaattttttgtccaaacctagCCCAAATTATTGATGTCAAGCCAaagcccatattaaattttttgttcTTAAAACCCTAGAGAAAAGAACCAAgtttagttaaaaataaataataattaaataagccTACAAGAGAGACAAAGATCAAATGAAGAATCAAGAACAATAGTTCATAAGCTTCTAATATGGTATGAAGCTAGCATATCACAAAACTCAAATGCACAGACAAGTTGATGCAATACAAGCATCTCTAGGAAAAGTGATACGACAATAATAACTTTAGCATGATAATGTATCCATTTTGAGGTTTGCAATATGCAGCAAAACCTAGTTTATACTCCTAAGAAGAGAACAAAGctattgtaaaaaataatatcatgCCTACAAAGGAGACAATGATCAAATGAAGAATTAACCATGGGAACATCCTCTAGCCAAACAAATTTTCACATTATCATCTCCATTTCAAAAATTAGCAGACAAGGCAACTACTAAAGTAAATAAGTCTAAACATGGTGGTTGCTAAAGTAAATTGCAATAGACTATTACAACTCAATACCAATACATTATAATGTTTAAATacgatttcatgttttatattttataaagaaTCAAATACTAATTCATATAGTTTGACATTGTCaagagattaaaaataaaataaaggttcTACGATATCCAAACAATATTAAAAGTGGTAGCGGAACAAGATTAAAAGCATCAGCGGAACAACATTACAAACAGTAATGAAACAACACAAAAAATAGCCTGCAAAATGTAATCAACCAACCAACATATCCATATATCAACCAATCAACCAAAATGCCCACATttaaagtgcaaaaaaaaaaagaatcaaaactTTATAATGCCCCAAATGTAATAaaagataagaaaaaaaattatcactTTTGATTTGAGAATACAACTTATTATGTGCTTATCATGCTTTCTCCTATAACTCGACTATCTTTCTTCGACATTGTGTCCTTCGGGTTCTTTTTAATGCTAACAATCAATCTACCTGACATAGTATGGAATAAGGGTAAATAATTTAAGCTGAAAATTAAAGTTACAAAGTTTGAGTCTTGAGAACTAGGATAATCCCTTTCTAACCTTTAACAATTACCCACTTTTCTAAAAACTTAAATCACATGTATATTAGTATGAATGTCCAACACCCTACATCAATGGCAAAAAAAAAGTTCATAGCTTTTGAGACACTTTAACAGTGAATTCAAGCTTTAAATAGCTGGGAACCTTTAAACAATGAATTCCAACACCCTACATCAATggcaaaaaaaaagttcaaggtttaaaaaaaatatgttaactCCAGTAAAGTAGTAGAACCTTTAAATAACTAGGAATTCAAGCTTTTGAGACACTTTAACAGtgaattcaaaacttaaaattCATGTATCTCTCATTCAAAGAATAGACCAAAGACACATTCTTTAACAATGaattcaatataacattaaacattaaaaaaacaaaacgaTGCATCAAGTGTTTGAAGAACGAAAAGAAATCACCaattaatcaagaaattaaagaagCAAAAAcccaataagaaaatttgatttgCTGGCAACTTCAAGGACAAGCAGGATTAAATATAGGACTGAAAAAAACATAGATTCTCTTGAAGCCACGATTCAAATTTCAAGAAACTTATTTTTTTCCAATAAGCGAATTCGAAAAAAATTAAGGAATAACAACTATGAAAATAAGGGCTTCCGTTagtaaaatatatgaaaaatgtcGCCTAATCCGTAGAAGGGGACGAATTATCGTAATTTGTTTTAACCCGAGACATAAACAAAGACAATGATAACCTTTCTATTCTAAAAAGAACTcttgaaagaaaagaaactaatCTTAAAGAAagccataaacaaataaaaatagaagATTTGTTTTGACATGAAATGGATATATCCTTATATCTCTGACTTATCTTtatgaaatgataaaatatgtCAAAACCTGTACCAAAAGTTGGTTCACGTAGGAATGGACGCATTAGTGCACTGAAAAGTGCACGTAGAATACCAAAAGGAGTTATTCATGTTCAAGAAAGTTTCAAAAATACCATTGTTACTGTTACAGATGTACGAGGTCAGGTAATCTCTTGGCCCTCCGCCGGCACTTGTGGATTCAAGGGTACAAAAAGGGGGACCCCTTTTGCTGCTCAAACCGCAGCGAAAAATGCTATTCGAGTAGTAGTAGACCAAGGTATGCAACGAGTAGAAGTTATGATAAAGGGTTCTGGTCTCAGAAGAGATGCAGCATTACGAGCTATTCGTAGATGTGGTATACTATTAAGTTTCGTACGGGATGTAACCCCCGATGCCACATAATGGTTGTAGACCCCTAAAAAAAGACTTGTGTAGACATAGAATTGGATGAGATTGGCTAGCGGCACAATGGGACGACGACGGCTGAAGGTTGGAGCGAAGAAGGAGATGACAGTAGCGAACGCCGGTGACAGAGGAAGCAGTAGCTTCACTGGCTGGTGAGCGACACAATGTCACCTAaggatttttggtgaaaatagGAACTGATTTGGGGGATTTGGAAATAATGGTAAAGATAAAAGTACACGGTTGTTGTATTGTAAAACACACATAAGGGATTAAAGGGGTAGGGCTAAACAATGCTTACCCAAAGCCCAGTCCATTTAGAAAACGAgcttaatttttttccaaactcatttttcaggTGGGCCTTCGGGCCGAGTGACCCGACCGATGATCAGGTCTGCATACAACTAAATTCacaatcaatttttattttatacaaattttgcattttattcaatttagtccctaaaaccgagaCTAACATAACATTCTACTTAAAACTCCAACCTGAAATTTGATTTCACTATTATCCATTATGAAcctcctatttttttatttctacaaccaattttacaatttatgtaGTTTAGCCCTAATGTACGAAACTATCGGTtagctttacaatttaattccttTTCACATCCaagcttaaaatatatcaatttaatacttaaaaattcaagaaatcatcaatgaaaactttctaaaactttaatagttttacaaattggtatatgGACTAGCTAAATCAAGTTCTCATGACATCAAAAACATAAt is a window of Gossypium hirsutum isolate 1008001.06 chromosome D08, Gossypium_hirsutum_v2.1, whole genome shotgun sequence DNA encoding:
- the LOC121219835 gene encoding 30S ribosomal protein S11, chloroplastic, whose amino-acid sequence is MSKPVPKVGSRRNGRISALKSARRIPKGVIHVQESFKNTIVTVTDVRGQVISWPSAGTCGFKGTKRGTPFAAQTAAKNAIRVVVDQGMQRVEVMIKGSGLRRDAALRAIRRCGILLSFVRDVTPDAT